The Chloroflexus aggregans DSM 9485 genome segment CGATGGCACGCTGAATGGGCCGGTAGGCCGCATCGACTACCGACAAAATCGTTCGACGAGTTATCCCACGAGCGACCCTTATCTCGTATTAGGAGCTGAAAAACACGATTTCCCCGGTAGTCGATACTACGATGGATGGATTGACGATATGCGTATATCGCGCATTGCGCGCTATACATCTCCGTTTATTCACCCCACCGTACCGCATGCGGTAGACGATGATACCGTCGCACTTTATCGTTTCGATGAAGGAAGTGGGGTTGTTATTGGCGATAGCGCTACCGGCGGCCTGAGTGTTGGTGAACTGAAACCGCGTACCGGTGGAGCGGCACAACACTGGTCGAACGATACTCCATTCACGACGGTGGTTATAACTACTGCGACCCACACCGCCACGCCGGTTCCGTCGCCGACCCCGACCCACACCGCCACGCCGGTTCCGTCGCCGACCCCGACCCACACCGCCACGCCGGTCCCGTCGCCGACCCCGACCCACACCGCCACGCCGGTTCCGTCGCCGACCCCGACCCACACCGCCACGCCGGTTCCGTCGCCAACCCCGACCGGTACAGCCAAACCTATGTCGAGTCCTACTATCGTCAGTGTGCCACCAACCACAACACCAACATTACCAATTCGGATTTACATCCCTTTGATTCTTCAGCCTCGTCTCGCCCCAAGCACATTACAATCAGGAGTTGCACCGTATGACCAGCCCAACCATCAATCGAACCGATCTCATCAATCTTGTTATTACCAGCCTACGTGACGTACTCGAACAGAGTGGACGTCCATTGCCGGCAACCATTGAGGAGAACACCCTCCTCTTCGGTAAGGGAGCACTCCTCGACTCATTAGCACTCGTGACAATGGTGGTCGATCTCGAACAGCGGCTCGAAGAAGAGCATGGATTGACATTGACCTTAGCCGATGATCGGGCAATGTCACAACGTAACAGTCCATTTCGTAGTGTTGGCGCGCTCGTTGATTACCTCGAACAGCTCATCCACGAGGAGCAGAGCCGTGACTGAACAGGAAGTGGTACTGATCACCGGCACTAGCCGCGGAATTGGGCACTTTCTCGTTGAACATTTTCTCCAACGCGGCGCGTTGGTTGAAGGATGCGCACGCAGTCCGGTCGATTGGGAATTACCCGGTTACACGCATCATCAAGTCGATGTCAGCAACGAAGGTCAAGTAAAGGCTATGCTGAGCGCCATCCAACGACGGCATGGCCGACTTGACATTGCCATCAACAATGCCGGTATTGCGGCAATGAACCACGCTCTGTTAACACCGGGCGAAACAGCCAGCCGCATCTTGAACATTAACGTGCTAGGCAGTTTTCTGGTTTGCCGGGAAGCGGCCAAGCTGATGCGCCGGCGTAACTATGGCCGGATCGTCAACTTCAGCACGATCGCCGTGCCACTGCGGCTTGAAGGTGAAGCGCTCTATGCCGCAGCAAAGAGCGCCGTCGAAATGCTGACCCGTATTCTGGCCCGTGAGTTTGCCCCCTTCGGAATAACCGTCAACGCGATTGGGCCGACACCAATCGCGACCGACCTCATCCGTAGCGTACCACGCGAAAAGTTGCAGCACATCATTGACACGCTCGCCATCCGCCGCTTCGGCACATTTGCCGACCTCGCCCATGTGATCGACTTTTTCGTGCATCCGGCGAGCAATTACATCACCGGACAAGTTATCTATCTCGGCGGCGGTGGCTAACACCACGCGATGGAGGTTACGTTATGAGTATCGCATGGCTTTGTGAACGGATGGAACAGTGGGCCAATCACCCGGCCATTGTGTGGCATGACCATCCATACACTTACCACGATCTACTGGCCCGTATGCAAGCGTGGAAGGCAACGCTCAACGAACACGATATTGGCCCCGGACAGGTCGTAACGATAGAAGGCGATTATTCACCAAACGCGGTTAGTCTCCTCTTAACACTCATCGAGCGCAGCACGATTGTGGTGCCGCTCACCCGCAGCGTGGCCGCGCAGCGCGAAGAGTTCCTCACTATCGCCGAAGTGCAGGTCGTGGTGAGCTTTGATGATGATGATGATCGGTGGCACATCGAGCGACGACCGGTGCCGGTTACCAATCCGCTGACCCGCCAACTGATCGAATGTGGTCATCCCGGTCTCGTGCTCTTCTCGTCGGGATCGACCGGGAAGAGTAAAGCGGCTTTGCACGATTTTTTACCACTGCTCGAAAAATTCCAAGTGCCGCGCCATCGTCGGGTTACGCTTACCTTTTTGCTCCTCGACCATATTGGCGGGATCAACACCCTCTTCTACACGCTAGCCAACGGTGGGACGGTAGTGGCCGTGCAATCACGCGATCCTGATGTTGTTTGCCGCACCATCGAGATGCACCGAGTGCAAACCCTCCCCACCTCACCAACCTTTCTCAATCTCTTATTAATATCCGAAGCATACCGACGGTATGATCTCTCGTCGCTTGAGCTGATCACCTACGGTACCGAGGTGATGCCGGAGAGCACCCTGCACCGTATTCACGACATCTTCCCGAATGTGCAGCTTTTACAGACGTATGGTCTCTCAGAGCTAGGCATCTTGCGTTCAAAGTCACGCGACTCCAACTCGCTATGGTTCAAGGTCGGTGGCGAGGGCTTCGAGACGAAGATCGTCGATGGTGTGCTGTGGGTACGGGCTAAATCTGCAATGCTTGGCTACCTAAACGCGCCTAGTCCGTTCGACGAAGAGGGCTGGATGAACACGCAAGATGTCGTTGAGGTTGATGGAGACTACATCCGCATTCTGGGGCGGCGCAGCGATATTATCAACGTTGGCGGGCAGAAAGTTTACCCGGCGGAAGTAGAGAGTGTGTTGTTACAGATGCCGAATGTGAAGGATGTGGCCGTCGTGGGTGAGCGTAATCCAATCACGGGCCAGATCGTCACTGCCCGCTTTAATCTGTTCGAGCCAGAAGACCCCAACGAATTTAAGCGCCGGGTGCGTGCCTTCTGTCGAGAGCGGCTCGCTCCCTACAAAATTCCGGTCAAGATTACCATCACCGAGGACGAACAGCATAGCGCCCGATTTAAAAAGATGCGGAAGCCATGGTAAGACATCTACCAAGTTCAGCCGTATGATACCTACCGTTTACCTTGCAATCGATCCGTTGCTGACATCACATCGCGCCGAAATTACCTACACGTGGCGCACCCTCCTTACCGGTATGGGCTACAGTTGGTGCGAACGAGCTTGGGGTGAAGCGCCGGTGACCATCGCCTATACAACCGATCCGGCACACACACCACCAGCAGCAATGGTGATCAATGCCCGTATCGAACGTTGGCGTGCGCCGGCTCAAACACGCTTGATCGGTTCTAAACAGTGGCACGGCTATACGCTACCGCTCTTAGCCGACGATCAATCCACCGGCCAGCCTATTGTCGCCAACGGTTGCCTATACATACCCGATGATCCAATTTTTGCTGCGTTTTGGCTGCTCAGTGGGTATGAAGAGGAGCAATACCCGGTGCTCAAACACGGCTACCGCGACCTCAGCGGCACGCCGATGATCGAGGAGGGACTACTCCGCCGTGCGCCGGTTTCGGCCATTGGATGCTGGCTGGCCGAACGGTTAGAGCAGTTCGGGCTTCCCTCCGGCATTCCACGCTGGCCGAACGGCGCACAGCTTGCTGCGACCTGCGGCCACGATGTTGATTATCCAGAAGTAGTGCGCTGGCTCGAACCTTTACGAATCATAGGACGGCAAGGACTTCGCGGGTTAGGT includes the following:
- a CDS encoding LamG domain-containing protein, which gives rise to MPSHNGYNLYQHTALLALVGLLVMALFFRSTRYAAPLQAQGGSSLRFYGSDTNDRDRVKIPLGQIDSAGRLITSHPVNVGDAFTLEFWMKTALGNTAPPCPTGWYTGNIIIDRDVFGAGDYGDYGVAICNQRLVVGISVGSDDRLLIGNTVVTDGLWHHIAIVRANDGKVRLFVDGQLDGTLNGPVGRIDYRQNRSTSYPTSDPYLVLGAEKHDFPGSRYYDGWIDDMRISRIARYTSPFIHPTVPHAVDDDTVALYRFDEGSGVVIGDSATGGLSVGELKPRTGGAAQHWSNDTPFTTVVITTATHTATPVPSPTPTHTATPVPSPTPTHTATPVPSPTPTHTATPVPSPTPTHTATPVPSPTPTGTAKPMSSPTIVSVPPTTTPTLPIRIYIPLILQPRLAPSTLQSGVAPYDQPNHQSNRSHQSCYYQPT
- a CDS encoding ANL family adenylate-forming protein; this translates as MSIAWLCERMEQWANHPAIVWHDHPYTYHDLLARMQAWKATLNEHDIGPGQVVTIEGDYSPNAVSLLLTLIERSTIVVPLTRSVAAQREEFLTIAEVQVVVSFDDDDDRWHIERRPVPVTNPLTRQLIECGHPGLVLFSSGSTGKSKAALHDFLPLLEKFQVPRHRRVTLTFLLLDHIGGINTLFYTLANGGTVVAVQSRDPDVVCRTIEMHRVQTLPTSPTFLNLLLISEAYRRYDLSSLELITYGTEVMPESTLHRIHDIFPNVQLLQTYGLSELGILRSKSRDSNSLWFKVGGEGFETKIVDGVLWVRAKSAMLGYLNAPSPFDEEGWMNTQDVVEVDGDYIRILGRRSDIINVGGQKVYPAEVESVLLQMPNVKDVAVVGERNPITGQIVTARFNLFEPEDPNEFKRRVRAFCRERLAPYKIPVKITITEDEQHSARFKKMRKPW
- a CDS encoding SDR family NAD(P)-dependent oxidoreductase is translated as MTEQEVVLITGTSRGIGHFLVEHFLQRGALVEGCARSPVDWELPGYTHHQVDVSNEGQVKAMLSAIQRRHGRLDIAINNAGIAAMNHALLTPGETASRILNINVLGSFLVCREAAKLMRRRNYGRIVNFSTIAVPLRLEGEALYAAAKSAVEMLTRILAREFAPFGITVNAIGPTPIATDLIRSVPREKLQHIIDTLAIRRFGTFADLAHVIDFFVHPASNYITGQVIYLGGGG